One genomic segment of Sminthopsis crassicaudata isolate SCR6 chromosome 4, ASM4859323v1, whole genome shotgun sequence includes these proteins:
- the VTCN1 gene encoding V-set domain-containing T-cell activation inhibitor 1 isoform X3, whose translation MASWEDSIISIIIILAGAIALIIGFGISGRHSIAVTTLTSAGNIGEDGILSCTFEPDIKLSDIVIQWLKEGVMGFVHEFKAGKDYLSGQDDMFKGRTAVFADQVIVGNASLKLKNVQLTDAGTYRCYIVTSKGKGNAKLEYKTGAFSIPDVNVDYNASSESLRCEAPRWFPQPTVAWASQVDQGANFSEVSNTSFELNSENVTMKVVSVLYNVTVNNTYSCMIENDIAKATGDIKVTDSEIKKRGHLQLLHSEAGLAGSSLCALGWVLLPLAPHLMLL comes from the exons ATGGCATCATGGGAAGACAG CATTATTAGCATCATCATCATTCTGGCTGGAGCAATTGCACTCATCATCGGCTTTGGCATTTCAG GGAGGCACTCCATCGCGGTCACGACTCTCACCTCGGCGGGGAACATCGGGGAGGATGGGATCCTGAGCTGTACCTTTGAGCCCGACATCAAGCTCAGTGACATCGTGATACAGTGGCTGAAGGAAGGAGTCATGGGCTTTGTCCACGAGTTCAAAGCAGGCAAGGACTATCTGTCTGGTCAAGATGACATGTTTAAGGGCCGCACCGCAGTGTTTGCAGATCAAGTCATAGTTGGCAATGCTTCCCTAAAGCTGAAAAACGTGCAGTTAACAGACGCCGGCACCTACAGGTGCTACATCGTCACCTCCAAGGGCAAGGGGAACGCCAAACTGGAGTACAAAACCGGAG CCTTCAGCATCCCAGATGTGAATGTGGACTACAACGCCAGTTCAGAAAGTCTGCGCTGCGAGGCTCCCCGATGGTTCCCCCAGCCCACTGTGGCCTGGGCCTCTCAGGTTGACCAGGGAGCCAACTTTTCCGAAGTTTCCAACACCAGCTTTGAGCTGAACTCTGAGAATGTCACCATGAAGGTGGTGTCTGTGCTCTACAACGTCACCGTCAACAACACCTACTCCTGCATGATTGAGAATGACATTGCCAAAGCTACAGGAGATATCAAAGTGACAG attctgagattaaaaaaaggggCCACCTGCAGCTGCTGCATTCCGAAGCTGGCCTGGCAGGCTCATCCCTCTGTGCCCTCGGTTGGGTGCTTCTGCCCCTCGCCCCGCACTTGATGCTCTTATAG
- the VTCN1 gene encoding V-set domain-containing T-cell activation inhibitor 1 isoform X4, whose amino-acid sequence MSFVHSIISIIIILAGAIALIIGFGISGRHSIAVTTLTSAGNIGEDGILSCTFEPDIKLSDIVIQWLKEGVMGFVHEFKAGKDYLSGQDDMFKGRTAVFADQVIVGNASLKLKNVQLTDAGTYRCYIVTSKGKGNAKLEYKTGAFSIPDVNVDYNASSESLRCEAPRWFPQPTVAWASQVDQGANFSEVSNTSFELNSENVTMKVVSVLYNVTVNNTYSCMIENDIAKATGDIKVTDSEIKKRGHLQLLHSEAGLAGSSLCALGWVLLPLAPHLMLL is encoded by the exons CATTATTAGCATCATCATCATTCTGGCTGGAGCAATTGCACTCATCATCGGCTTTGGCATTTCAG GGAGGCACTCCATCGCGGTCACGACTCTCACCTCGGCGGGGAACATCGGGGAGGATGGGATCCTGAGCTGTACCTTTGAGCCCGACATCAAGCTCAGTGACATCGTGATACAGTGGCTGAAGGAAGGAGTCATGGGCTTTGTCCACGAGTTCAAAGCAGGCAAGGACTATCTGTCTGGTCAAGATGACATGTTTAAGGGCCGCACCGCAGTGTTTGCAGATCAAGTCATAGTTGGCAATGCTTCCCTAAAGCTGAAAAACGTGCAGTTAACAGACGCCGGCACCTACAGGTGCTACATCGTCACCTCCAAGGGCAAGGGGAACGCCAAACTGGAGTACAAAACCGGAG CCTTCAGCATCCCAGATGTGAATGTGGACTACAACGCCAGTTCAGAAAGTCTGCGCTGCGAGGCTCCCCGATGGTTCCCCCAGCCCACTGTGGCCTGGGCCTCTCAGGTTGACCAGGGAGCCAACTTTTCCGAAGTTTCCAACACCAGCTTTGAGCTGAACTCTGAGAATGTCACCATGAAGGTGGTGTCTGTGCTCTACAACGTCACCGTCAACAACACCTACTCCTGCATGATTGAGAATGACATTGCCAAAGCTACAGGAGATATCAAAGTGACAG attctgagattaaaaaaaggggCCACCTGCAGCTGCTGCATTCCGAAGCTGGCCTGGCAGGCTCATCCCTCTGTGCCCTCGGTTGGGTGCTTCTGCCCCTCGCCCCGCACTTGATGCTCTTATAG
- the VTCN1 gene encoding V-set domain-containing T-cell activation inhibitor 1 isoform X2, translated as MGALGQRIFWSIISIIIILAGAIALIIGFGISGRHSIAVTTLTSAGNIGEDGILSCTFEPDIKLSDIVIQWLKEGVMGFVHEFKAGKDYLSGQDDMFKGRTAVFADQVIVGNASLKLKNVQLTDAGTYRCYIVTSKGKGNAKLEYKTGAFSIPDVNVDYNASSESLRCEAPRWFPQPTVAWASQVDQGANFSEVSNTSFELNSENVTMKVVSVLYNVTVNNTYSCMIENDIAKATGDIKVTDSEIKKRGHLQLLHSEAGLAGSSLCALGWVLLPLAPHLMLL; from the exons CATTATTAGCATCATCATCATTCTGGCTGGAGCAATTGCACTCATCATCGGCTTTGGCATTTCAG GGAGGCACTCCATCGCGGTCACGACTCTCACCTCGGCGGGGAACATCGGGGAGGATGGGATCCTGAGCTGTACCTTTGAGCCCGACATCAAGCTCAGTGACATCGTGATACAGTGGCTGAAGGAAGGAGTCATGGGCTTTGTCCACGAGTTCAAAGCAGGCAAGGACTATCTGTCTGGTCAAGATGACATGTTTAAGGGCCGCACCGCAGTGTTTGCAGATCAAGTCATAGTTGGCAATGCTTCCCTAAAGCTGAAAAACGTGCAGTTAACAGACGCCGGCACCTACAGGTGCTACATCGTCACCTCCAAGGGCAAGGGGAACGCCAAACTGGAGTACAAAACCGGAG CCTTCAGCATCCCAGATGTGAATGTGGACTACAACGCCAGTTCAGAAAGTCTGCGCTGCGAGGCTCCCCGATGGTTCCCCCAGCCCACTGTGGCCTGGGCCTCTCAGGTTGACCAGGGAGCCAACTTTTCCGAAGTTTCCAACACCAGCTTTGAGCTGAACTCTGAGAATGTCACCATGAAGGTGGTGTCTGTGCTCTACAACGTCACCGTCAACAACACCTACTCCTGCATGATTGAGAATGACATTGCCAAAGCTACAGGAGATATCAAAGTGACAG attctgagattaaaaaaaggggCCACCTGCAGCTGCTGCATTCCGAAGCTGGCCTGGCAGGCTCATCCCTCTGTGCCCTCGGTTGGGTGCTTCTGCCCCTCGCCCCGCACTTGATGCTCTTATAG